The following are encoded together in the Lactuca sativa cultivar Salinas chromosome 1, Lsat_Salinas_v11, whole genome shotgun sequence genome:
- the LOC111905943 gene encoding uncharacterized protein LOC111905943, whose protein sequence is MEKQQLLEMGFSDELVSQALSATVGKSLSSATEWILSQESTTENKRSPVLTPSPSQPKINPFFRLNSAKKPRHSPDNHQQPVPAAEPESSPHPEPKKRKQPPPRNEQPLAERMRPHTISQIVGQDHLLADKSSILRSAIDRDRLPSLILWGPPGTGKTSIGRAIVNSCSSSSSYRFVTLSAVTAGVKDVRDVVDEARKRKKNTINGTITRTVLFVDEVHRFNKSQLDSFLPVIEDGSIIFIGATTENPSFHLITPLLSRCRVLTLNPLQPHHVSTILKRATEDSDIGLSQSVGRAINVNDEVIEFLSQHCDGDARVALNALEISAITAASRLGSTTSDNSDSAALLGVTIEDAKEALQSKHLSYDKNGEQHYNLISALHKSMRGSDANASIYWLARMLEGGEQPLYIARRLIQFASEDVGLADTSALTQAVSCYQACHFIGMPECRVNLAQCVAYLALAPKSIAVYRALEAATKAVKDSIGQNEGVPLHLRNAPTKLMKELGYGKDYIYTPDNPSLPQSFLPVSLQGSKFLDWPDIFGADK, encoded by the coding sequence ATGGAAAAGCAGCAACTTCTAGAAATGGGTTTCTCCGACGAGTTAGTTTCTCAAGCTCTCTCCGCCACCGTCGGCAAATCCCTTTCTAGCGCCACCGAATGGATTCTCAGCCAGGAATCGACAACCGAGAACAAAAGATCCCCAGTCCTTACCCCATCTCCTTCTCAGCCCAAAATCAATCCCTTCTTTCGTTTAAATTCCGCAAAGAAACCACGACACTCACCCGACAATCACCAGCAACCAGTACCAGCGGCGGAGCCGGAATCTTCACCACATCCAGAACCCAAAAAAAGGAAGCAGCCTCCGCCTCGCAACGAACAACCGTTGGCTGAGCGTATGCGGCCTCACACCATCTCCCAAATCGTAGGACAAGACCACCTCCTCGCCGATAAATCCTCTATTCTTCGGTCCGCCATCGACCGTGATCGCTTGCCCTCGTTGATCCTATGGGGCCCGCCTGGTACCGGTAAGACCTCCATTGGTCGAGCCATTGTTaattcctgttcatcatcttcctcTTATCGATTTGTTACTTTATCTGCTGTAACTGCTGGCGTAAAAGATGTTAGAGATGTAGTAGACGAAGCTAGAAAACGCAAAAAGAACACCATCAATGGCACCATTACGAGAACAGTATTATTCGTAGATGAAGTTCATAGGTTCAACAAGTCACAATTGGACTCTTTCTTACCTGTAATCGAGGACGGTAGTATCATCTTCATCGGCGCTACCACCGAAAACCCTTCCTTTCATCTGATAACACCATTGTTATCTCGTTGTAGAGTCCTCACCCTTAATCCCCTTCAACCCCACCATGTTTCCACTATCCTTAAGCGAGCTACAGAGGATTCCGACATCGGTTTATCCCAGAGTGTAGGGAGAGCAATCAATGTGAATGATGAAGTCATTGAATTTTTATCACAGCACTGCGATGGAGATGCAAGGGTCGCATTGAATGCCCTTGAAATTTCCGCCATTACTGCTGCTTCCCGCTTAGGTAGTACTACATCAGACAATTCTGATTCTGCAGCGCTTTTGGGTGTCACCATTGAAGATGCAAAAGAGGCGTTACAAAGCAAGCATCTTTCATATGACAAAAATGGTGAACAACACTACAATTTAATCAGTGCACTTCATAAATCCATGAGAGGAAGTGATGCAAATGCATCAATATATTGGTTGGCTAGAATGTTGGAAGGTGGTGAACAGCCTCTTTACATTGCACGTAGACTCATACAGTTTGCCAGCGAGGATGTTGGGTTGGCGGACACGTCAGCTCTCACTCAGGCTGTTTCTTGCTATCAGGCTTGTCATTTTATTGGTATGCCAGAGTGTCGTGTCAACCTGGCACAGTGTGTTGCTTACCTGGCACTTGCTCCTAAATCCATAGCTGTATATAGAGCACTAGAGGCTGCCACAAAGGCTGTTAAAGATTCAATTGGGCAAAATGAAGGAGTGCCTTTGCATCTGAGAAATGCACCTACTAAGTTGATGAAAGAACTTGGATATGGTAAAGATTACATTTATACCCCTGATAATCCTTCATTGCCCCAGTCCTTTCTTCCTGTTTCCCTTCAAGGTTCTAAGTTTCTTGATTGGCCAGACATTTTTGGTGCTGATAAATAA